In the genome of Gadus morhua chromosome 14, gadMor3.0, whole genome shotgun sequence, one region contains:
- the LOC115559024 gene encoding protein mono-ADP-ribosyltransferase PARP6 isoform X2, with the protein MDIKGQCWTDEESDGENESEQFLYGIQGSCAADLYRHPQLDADIEAVKDIYTDSAVSVREYGTIDDVDIDLQINIGFLDEEVATAWKVIRTEPIILRLRFSLSQYLDGPEPSVEVFQPSNKEGFSLGLQLKKILSTFTSQQWKHLSNEFLKAQQEKRHSWFKAGGTIKKFRAGLSIFSPIPKSPSFPLIQDTVLKGKLSVPELRVTRLMNRSISCTMKNPKGELFSYPPSSQTVAVPAARAPAQITTRQLIELFFSSQAGGHCKNIPTLEYGFLVQIMKYSEQRIPTLNEYCVVCDEQHVFQNGSMLKPAVCTRELCVFSFYTLGVMSGAAEEVATGAEVVDLLVAMCRAALESPRKSIIFEPYPSVVDPNDPKTLAFNPKKKNYERLQKALDSVMSIREMTQGSYLEIKKQMDKLDPLAHPLLQWIISSNRSHIVKLPLSRQLKFMHTSHQFLLLSSPPAKEARFRTAKKLYGSTFAFHGSHIENWHSVLRNGLVNASYTKLQLHGAAYGKGIYLSPISSISFGYSGMGKGQHRMPTKDELVQRYNRMNTIPQNASCQQSRPIQSRFLQSRNLNCIALCEVITSKDLQKHGNIWVCPVSDHVCTRFFFVYEDGQVGDANINTQEPKVQKEIMRVIGTQIYSS; encoded by the exons AGTGCTGTCTCCGTGAG GGAGTATGGCACCATCGATGACGTGGACATTGATCTCCAAATCAACATCGGTTTCTTAGAC GAGGAGGTTGCTACAGCCTGGAAGGTGATCAGGACAGAGCCTATTATTCTGAGACTgcgtttctctctgtctcagtacCTCGATGGACCAG AGCCGTCTGTGGAGGTGTTCCAGCCCTCCAACAAAGAGGGCTTCAGTCTTGGCCTTCAGCTGAAGAA GATCCTGAGCACCTTCACCTCCCAGCAGTGGAAACACCTCAGCAACGAGTTCTTGAAGGCCCAGCAGGAGAAGAGACACAGCTGGTTCAAAGCTGGAGGAACCATCAAGAAGTTCAGAGCGGGCCTCAGCATCTTCTCCCCCATCCCCAA GTCGCCCAGCTTCCCCCTGATCCAGGACACGGTGCTGAAGGGCAAACTGAGCGTCCCGGAGCTCAGAGTGACCCGGCTCATGAACCGCTCCATCTCCTGCACCATGAAGAACCCTAAAGGAGAGCTGTTCAGCTACCCGCCCAGCAGCCAG ACCGTGGCTGTCCCGGCGGCCAGAGCCCCAGCGCAGATCACCACCCGGCAGCTGATTGAACTGTTTTTCTCATCCCAGGCCGGCGGCCACTGCAAGAACATCCCCACCCTGGAATATGGCTTCTTAGTGCAG ATAATGAAGTACTCGGAGCAGAGGATTCCCACGCTCAACGAGTACTGCGTGGTGTGTGACGAACAGCACGTCTTCCAGAACGGGTCCATGCTGAAG cctgctGTCTGTACCAGGgaactgtgtgtgttctccttcTACACGCTGGGTGTGATGTCCGGGGCTGCTGAGGAGGTCGCCACTGGGGCAGAG GTGGTTGACCTTCTGGTGGCCATGTGCAGAGCTGCTCTGGAGTCTCCTCGTAAGAGCATCATCTTCGAGCCCTACCCCTCCGTGGTCGACCCCAATGACCCCAAGACTCTGGCCTTCAACCCAAAG AAGAAGAACTACGAGAGGCTGCAGAAAGCCCTGGACAGCGTCATGTCCATCCGAGAGATGACCCAG GGCTCCTATCTGGAGATCAAGAAGCAGATGGATAAGCTGGACCCTCTGGCCCACCCCCTGCTGCAGTG GATCATCTCCAGTAACAGGTCCCACATCGTCAAGCTGCCCCTCAGTCGG caaCTCAAGTTCATGCACACCTCCCACCAGTTCCTGCTCCTCAGCAGCCCTCCGGCCAAGGAGGCTCGCTTCCGCACGGCCAAGAAGCTGTACGGGAGCACCTTCGCCTTCCA TGGTTCCCATATAGAGAACTGGCACTCCGTTCTGAGAAATGGACTAGTCAATGCCTCTTATACCAAACTGCAG CTGCACGGGGCAGCCTATGGAAAGGGCATCTATCTCAGCCCGATCTCCAGCATTTCTTTTGGATACTCAG GAATGGGGAAAGGACAGCACCGCATGCCCACCAAAGATGAGTTGGTGCAGCGCTACAACCGCATGAACACCATCCCACAG AACGCTTCCTGTCAGCAGAGTCGCCCCATTCAATCAAGGTTCCTTCAGAGTCGAAACCTGAACTGCATCGCTCTGTGTGAAG TGATCACGTCTAAAGACCTGCAGAAGCACGGGAACATCTGGGTGTGTCCCGTGTCTGACCATGTCTGCACGCGCTTCTTCTTCGT GTACGAGGACGGCCAGGTGGGCGACGCCAACATCAACACCCAGGAGCCCAAGGTCCAGAAGGAGATCATGCGTGTGATCGGGACCCAGATCTACTCTAGCTAA
- the LOC115559024 gene encoding protein mono-ADP-ribosyltransferase PARP6 isoform X3: MDIKGQCWTDEESDGENESEQFLYGIQGSCAADLYRHPQLDADIEAVKDIYTDSAVSVREYGTIDDVDIDLQINIGFLDEEVATAWKVIRTEPIILRLRFSLSQYLDGPEPSVEVFQPSNKEGFSLGLQLKKILSTFTSQQWKHLSNEFLKAQQEKRHSWFKAGGTIKKFRAGLSIFSPIPKSPSFPLIQDTVLKGKLSVPELRVTRLMNRSISCTMKNPKGELFSYPPSSQAGGHCKNIPTLEYGFLVQIMKYSEQRIPTLNEYCVVCDEQHVFQNGSMLKPAVCTRELCVFSFYTLGVMSGAAEEVATGAEVVDLLVAMCRAALESPRKSIIFEPYPSVVDPNDPKTLAFNPKVISTTTKKNYERLQKALDSVMSIREMTQGSYLEIKKQMDKLDPLAHPLLQWIISSNRSHIVKLPLSRQLKFMHTSHQFLLLSSPPAKEARFRTAKKLYGSTFAFHGSHIENWHSVLRNGLVNASYTKLQLHGAAYGKGIYLSPISSISFGYSGMGKGQHRMPTKDELVQRYNRMNTIPQNASCQQSRPIQSRFLQSRNLNCIALCEVITSKDLQKHGNIWVCPVSDHVCTRFFFVYEDGQVGDANINTQEPKVQKEIMRVIGTQIYSS; the protein is encoded by the exons AGTGCTGTCTCCGTGAG GGAGTATGGCACCATCGATGACGTGGACATTGATCTCCAAATCAACATCGGTTTCTTAGAC GAGGAGGTTGCTACAGCCTGGAAGGTGATCAGGACAGAGCCTATTATTCTGAGACTgcgtttctctctgtctcagtacCTCGATGGACCAG AGCCGTCTGTGGAGGTGTTCCAGCCCTCCAACAAAGAGGGCTTCAGTCTTGGCCTTCAGCTGAAGAA GATCCTGAGCACCTTCACCTCCCAGCAGTGGAAACACCTCAGCAACGAGTTCTTGAAGGCCCAGCAGGAGAAGAGACACAGCTGGTTCAAAGCTGGAGGAACCATCAAGAAGTTCAGAGCGGGCCTCAGCATCTTCTCCCCCATCCCCAA GTCGCCCAGCTTCCCCCTGATCCAGGACACGGTGCTGAAGGGCAAACTGAGCGTCCCGGAGCTCAGAGTGACCCGGCTCATGAACCGCTCCATCTCCTGCACCATGAAGAACCCTAAAGGAGAGCTGTTCAGCTACCCGCCCAGCAGCCAG GCCGGCGGCCACTGCAAGAACATCCCCACCCTGGAATATGGCTTCTTAGTGCAG ATAATGAAGTACTCGGAGCAGAGGATTCCCACGCTCAACGAGTACTGCGTGGTGTGTGACGAACAGCACGTCTTCCAGAACGGGTCCATGCTGAAG cctgctGTCTGTACCAGGgaactgtgtgtgttctccttcTACACGCTGGGTGTGATGTCCGGGGCTGCTGAGGAGGTCGCCACTGGGGCAGAG GTGGTTGACCTTCTGGTGGCCATGTGCAGAGCTGCTCTGGAGTCTCCTCGTAAGAGCATCATCTTCGAGCCCTACCCCTCCGTGGTCGACCCCAATGACCCCAAGACTCTGGCCTTCAACCCAAAGGTCATATCAACAACAACA AAGAAGAACTACGAGAGGCTGCAGAAAGCCCTGGACAGCGTCATGTCCATCCGAGAGATGACCCAG GGCTCCTATCTGGAGATCAAGAAGCAGATGGATAAGCTGGACCCTCTGGCCCACCCCCTGCTGCAGTG GATCATCTCCAGTAACAGGTCCCACATCGTCAAGCTGCCCCTCAGTCGG caaCTCAAGTTCATGCACACCTCCCACCAGTTCCTGCTCCTCAGCAGCCCTCCGGCCAAGGAGGCTCGCTTCCGCACGGCCAAGAAGCTGTACGGGAGCACCTTCGCCTTCCA TGGTTCCCATATAGAGAACTGGCACTCCGTTCTGAGAAATGGACTAGTCAATGCCTCTTATACCAAACTGCAG CTGCACGGGGCAGCCTATGGAAAGGGCATCTATCTCAGCCCGATCTCCAGCATTTCTTTTGGATACTCAG GAATGGGGAAAGGACAGCACCGCATGCCCACCAAAGATGAGTTGGTGCAGCGCTACAACCGCATGAACACCATCCCACAG AACGCTTCCTGTCAGCAGAGTCGCCCCATTCAATCAAGGTTCCTTCAGAGTCGAAACCTGAACTGCATCGCTCTGTGTGAAG TGATCACGTCTAAAGACCTGCAGAAGCACGGGAACATCTGGGTGTGTCCCGTGTCTGACCATGTCTGCACGCGCTTCTTCTTCGT GTACGAGGACGGCCAGGTGGGCGACGCCAACATCAACACCCAGGAGCCCAAGGTCCAGAAGGAGATCATGCGTGTGATCGGGACCCAGATCTACTCTAGCTAA
- the LOC115559024 gene encoding protein mono-ADP-ribosyltransferase PARP6 isoform X1: MDIKGQCWTDEESDGENESEQFLYGIQGSCAADLYRHPQLDADIEAVKDIYTDSAVSVREYGTIDDVDIDLQINIGFLDEEVATAWKVIRTEPIILRLRFSLSQYLDGPEPSVEVFQPSNKEGFSLGLQLKKILSTFTSQQWKHLSNEFLKAQQEKRHSWFKAGGTIKKFRAGLSIFSPIPKSPSFPLIQDTVLKGKLSVPELRVTRLMNRSISCTMKNPKGELFSYPPSSQTVAVPAARAPAQITTRQLIELFFSSQAGGHCKNIPTLEYGFLVQIMKYSEQRIPTLNEYCVVCDEQHVFQNGSMLKPAVCTRELCVFSFYTLGVMSGAAEEVATGAEVVDLLVAMCRAALESPRKSIIFEPYPSVVDPNDPKTLAFNPKVISTTTKKNYERLQKALDSVMSIREMTQGSYLEIKKQMDKLDPLAHPLLQWIISSNRSHIVKLPLSRQLKFMHTSHQFLLLSSPPAKEARFRTAKKLYGSTFAFHGSHIENWHSVLRNGLVNASYTKLQLHGAAYGKGIYLSPISSISFGYSGMGKGQHRMPTKDELVQRYNRMNTIPQNASCQQSRPIQSRFLQSRNLNCIALCEVITSKDLQKHGNIWVCPVSDHVCTRFFFVYEDGQVGDANINTQEPKVQKEIMRVIGTQIYSS, encoded by the exons AGTGCTGTCTCCGTGAG GGAGTATGGCACCATCGATGACGTGGACATTGATCTCCAAATCAACATCGGTTTCTTAGAC GAGGAGGTTGCTACAGCCTGGAAGGTGATCAGGACAGAGCCTATTATTCTGAGACTgcgtttctctctgtctcagtacCTCGATGGACCAG AGCCGTCTGTGGAGGTGTTCCAGCCCTCCAACAAAGAGGGCTTCAGTCTTGGCCTTCAGCTGAAGAA GATCCTGAGCACCTTCACCTCCCAGCAGTGGAAACACCTCAGCAACGAGTTCTTGAAGGCCCAGCAGGAGAAGAGACACAGCTGGTTCAAAGCTGGAGGAACCATCAAGAAGTTCAGAGCGGGCCTCAGCATCTTCTCCCCCATCCCCAA GTCGCCCAGCTTCCCCCTGATCCAGGACACGGTGCTGAAGGGCAAACTGAGCGTCCCGGAGCTCAGAGTGACCCGGCTCATGAACCGCTCCATCTCCTGCACCATGAAGAACCCTAAAGGAGAGCTGTTCAGCTACCCGCCCAGCAGCCAG ACCGTGGCTGTCCCGGCGGCCAGAGCCCCAGCGCAGATCACCACCCGGCAGCTGATTGAACTGTTTTTCTCATCCCAGGCCGGCGGCCACTGCAAGAACATCCCCACCCTGGAATATGGCTTCTTAGTGCAG ATAATGAAGTACTCGGAGCAGAGGATTCCCACGCTCAACGAGTACTGCGTGGTGTGTGACGAACAGCACGTCTTCCAGAACGGGTCCATGCTGAAG cctgctGTCTGTACCAGGgaactgtgtgtgttctccttcTACACGCTGGGTGTGATGTCCGGGGCTGCTGAGGAGGTCGCCACTGGGGCAGAG GTGGTTGACCTTCTGGTGGCCATGTGCAGAGCTGCTCTGGAGTCTCCTCGTAAGAGCATCATCTTCGAGCCCTACCCCTCCGTGGTCGACCCCAATGACCCCAAGACTCTGGCCTTCAACCCAAAGGTCATATCAACAACAACA AAGAAGAACTACGAGAGGCTGCAGAAAGCCCTGGACAGCGTCATGTCCATCCGAGAGATGACCCAG GGCTCCTATCTGGAGATCAAGAAGCAGATGGATAAGCTGGACCCTCTGGCCCACCCCCTGCTGCAGTG GATCATCTCCAGTAACAGGTCCCACATCGTCAAGCTGCCCCTCAGTCGG caaCTCAAGTTCATGCACACCTCCCACCAGTTCCTGCTCCTCAGCAGCCCTCCGGCCAAGGAGGCTCGCTTCCGCACGGCCAAGAAGCTGTACGGGAGCACCTTCGCCTTCCA TGGTTCCCATATAGAGAACTGGCACTCCGTTCTGAGAAATGGACTAGTCAATGCCTCTTATACCAAACTGCAG CTGCACGGGGCAGCCTATGGAAAGGGCATCTATCTCAGCCCGATCTCCAGCATTTCTTTTGGATACTCAG GAATGGGGAAAGGACAGCACCGCATGCCCACCAAAGATGAGTTGGTGCAGCGCTACAACCGCATGAACACCATCCCACAG AACGCTTCCTGTCAGCAGAGTCGCCCCATTCAATCAAGGTTCCTTCAGAGTCGAAACCTGAACTGCATCGCTCTGTGTGAAG TGATCACGTCTAAAGACCTGCAGAAGCACGGGAACATCTGGGTGTGTCCCGTGTCTGACCATGTCTGCACGCGCTTCTTCTTCGT GTACGAGGACGGCCAGGTGGGCGACGCCAACATCAACACCCAGGAGCCCAAGGTCCAGAAGGAGATCATGCGTGTGATCGGGACCCAGATCTACTCTAGCTAA
- the LOC115559024 gene encoding protein mono-ADP-ribosyltransferase PARP6 isoform X4, with amino-acid sequence MDIKGQCWTDEESDGENESEQFLYGIQGSCAADLYRHPQLDADIEAVKDIYTDSAVSVREYGTIDDVDIDLQINIGFLDEEVATAWKVIRTEPIILRLRFSLSQYLDGPEPSVEVFQPSNKEGFSLGLQLKKILSTFTSQQWKHLSNEFLKAQQEKRHSWFKAGGTIKKFRAGLSIFSPIPKSPSFPLIQDTVLKGKLSVPELRVTRLMNRSISCTMKNPKGELFSYPPSSQAGGHCKNIPTLEYGFLVQIMKYSEQRIPTLNEYCVVCDEQHVFQNGSMLKPAVCTRELCVFSFYTLGVMSGAAEEVATGAEVVDLLVAMCRAALESPRKSIIFEPYPSVVDPNDPKTLAFNPKKKNYERLQKALDSVMSIREMTQGSYLEIKKQMDKLDPLAHPLLQWIISSNRSHIVKLPLSRQLKFMHTSHQFLLLSSPPAKEARFRTAKKLYGSTFAFHGSHIENWHSVLRNGLVNASYTKLQLHGAAYGKGIYLSPISSISFGYSGMGKGQHRMPTKDELVQRYNRMNTIPQNASCQQSRPIQSRFLQSRNLNCIALCEVITSKDLQKHGNIWVCPVSDHVCTRFFFVYEDGQVGDANINTQEPKVQKEIMRVIGTQIYSS; translated from the exons AGTGCTGTCTCCGTGAG GGAGTATGGCACCATCGATGACGTGGACATTGATCTCCAAATCAACATCGGTTTCTTAGAC GAGGAGGTTGCTACAGCCTGGAAGGTGATCAGGACAGAGCCTATTATTCTGAGACTgcgtttctctctgtctcagtacCTCGATGGACCAG AGCCGTCTGTGGAGGTGTTCCAGCCCTCCAACAAAGAGGGCTTCAGTCTTGGCCTTCAGCTGAAGAA GATCCTGAGCACCTTCACCTCCCAGCAGTGGAAACACCTCAGCAACGAGTTCTTGAAGGCCCAGCAGGAGAAGAGACACAGCTGGTTCAAAGCTGGAGGAACCATCAAGAAGTTCAGAGCGGGCCTCAGCATCTTCTCCCCCATCCCCAA GTCGCCCAGCTTCCCCCTGATCCAGGACACGGTGCTGAAGGGCAAACTGAGCGTCCCGGAGCTCAGAGTGACCCGGCTCATGAACCGCTCCATCTCCTGCACCATGAAGAACCCTAAAGGAGAGCTGTTCAGCTACCCGCCCAGCAGCCAG GCCGGCGGCCACTGCAAGAACATCCCCACCCTGGAATATGGCTTCTTAGTGCAG ATAATGAAGTACTCGGAGCAGAGGATTCCCACGCTCAACGAGTACTGCGTGGTGTGTGACGAACAGCACGTCTTCCAGAACGGGTCCATGCTGAAG cctgctGTCTGTACCAGGgaactgtgtgtgttctccttcTACACGCTGGGTGTGATGTCCGGGGCTGCTGAGGAGGTCGCCACTGGGGCAGAG GTGGTTGACCTTCTGGTGGCCATGTGCAGAGCTGCTCTGGAGTCTCCTCGTAAGAGCATCATCTTCGAGCCCTACCCCTCCGTGGTCGACCCCAATGACCCCAAGACTCTGGCCTTCAACCCAAAG AAGAAGAACTACGAGAGGCTGCAGAAAGCCCTGGACAGCGTCATGTCCATCCGAGAGATGACCCAG GGCTCCTATCTGGAGATCAAGAAGCAGATGGATAAGCTGGACCCTCTGGCCCACCCCCTGCTGCAGTG GATCATCTCCAGTAACAGGTCCCACATCGTCAAGCTGCCCCTCAGTCGG caaCTCAAGTTCATGCACACCTCCCACCAGTTCCTGCTCCTCAGCAGCCCTCCGGCCAAGGAGGCTCGCTTCCGCACGGCCAAGAAGCTGTACGGGAGCACCTTCGCCTTCCA TGGTTCCCATATAGAGAACTGGCACTCCGTTCTGAGAAATGGACTAGTCAATGCCTCTTATACCAAACTGCAG CTGCACGGGGCAGCCTATGGAAAGGGCATCTATCTCAGCCCGATCTCCAGCATTTCTTTTGGATACTCAG GAATGGGGAAAGGACAGCACCGCATGCCCACCAAAGATGAGTTGGTGCAGCGCTACAACCGCATGAACACCATCCCACAG AACGCTTCCTGTCAGCAGAGTCGCCCCATTCAATCAAGGTTCCTTCAGAGTCGAAACCTGAACTGCATCGCTCTGTGTGAAG TGATCACGTCTAAAGACCTGCAGAAGCACGGGAACATCTGGGTGTGTCCCGTGTCTGACCATGTCTGCACGCGCTTCTTCTTCGT GTACGAGGACGGCCAGGTGGGCGACGCCAACATCAACACCCAGGAGCCCAAGGTCCAGAAGGAGATCATGCGTGTGATCGGGACCCAGATCTACTCTAGCTAA